The Enteractinococcus fodinae genome has a segment encoding these proteins:
- a CDS encoding DUF488 domain-containing protein, with product MTRPTVYTVGHSNRSLDEFLELMVENSVRHVVDVRKLPGSKRYPQFNADTLAEQLADHDIELTRAAGLTGRRKVSKDIAFGVNAWWQNRSFHNYADHALSDEFRQAFTELEATARAQPTVVMCAEAVWWRCHRRIIADYLLMAEYPVEHIMGPGQLMTADLSAGAVSQDDGSIVYPKTDDTMEG from the coding sequence GTGACACGCCCAACGGTCTATACGGTGGGGCACTCCAACCGGAGCCTCGACGAATTCCTCGAGCTTATGGTGGAGAACTCGGTCCGGCACGTCGTGGATGTCCGCAAACTGCCCGGTTCCAAACGTTACCCGCAATTCAACGCGGATACGCTAGCTGAACAGTTGGCGGATCACGATATTGAGCTCACTCGCGCGGCGGGTCTGACCGGACGGCGCAAGGTCAGCAAAGACATCGCGTTCGGGGTCAACGCGTGGTGGCAGAATCGCAGCTTCCACAACTACGCCGATCATGCCCTATCCGACGAGTTCCGCCAGGCCTTCACCGAACTCGAGGCAACAGCCCGAGCACAGCCGACGGTCGTGATGTGCGCCGAAGCCGTGTGGTGGCGGTGTCACCGGCGCATTATTGCCGATTATCTGCTCATGGCGGAGTACCCGGTGGAACATATTATGGGTCCCGGTCAGCTCATGACCGCTGACCTGAGCGCCGGTGCGGTGTCGCAGGATGACGGTTCAATTGTGTATCCGAAAACGGATGACACAATGGAAGGATGA